In Cololabis saira isolate AMF1-May2022 chromosome 1, fColSai1.1, whole genome shotgun sequence, the following proteins share a genomic window:
- the abcg2d gene encoding broad substrate specificity ATP-binding cassette transporter ABCG2d, with the protein MIQEKVVLNKVMERSGHINIAMTEDVSANGTARSNAGASVEWNQQPCGSTVSFHKIHYKLHQKSGFVCKESTSPREILVDLNGIMRPGLNAILGPTGSGKSSFLDVLAARKDPVGLSGKVLIDGAPQPPNFKCLSGYVVQDDVVMGTLTVRENLRFSAALRLPSSVLQSEKDARVNHLIEELGLTKVADSKVGTQMTRGISGGERKRTNIGMELIFDPAVLFLDEPTTGLDASTANSVLLLLKRMASHGRTIIMSIHQPRYSIYRLFDTLTLLVSGRMVYHGPAPNALDYFANIGYPCEPHNNPADFFLDVINGGFTATTMTKMQIFEDFDGLSTKKNVEEHLVEEYRNSSYSSNTQAELKRIIHNKDCVSPTTSRTITYNSSFSHQLRWVLQRTFQNLMLTPQTSVAQVGVNIFLALIVGAIFFGVKDDQSGIQNRMGALFFITTNQCFSTVSAAELFIAERKLFVHEYISGYYRVSVYFLSKILSDITMRTVTSVIFSFIVYFLIGLKSTVAGFLIFTLTVTLVAYTATALTMAISADQSVVGLANIFMTITFVFMMIFSGLLVNLPSIMDWLAWLKYLSIPRYGLAALKINEFVGLKFCEASVIQHPTASAVMTNCTVSTAGQICTGEQYLEYLGINYSSWGLWENHMALTVMMIIFLVIAYLKLRYIKKFT; encoded by the exons ATGATCCAGGAAAA GGTGGTGCTGAATAAAGTGATGGAGAGATCCGGGCACATCAACATTGCCATGACTGAGGATGTCAGTGCCAACGGGACAGCCAGGTCAAACGCTGGCGCATCTGTGGAGTGGAACCAGCAGCCGTGTGGCTCCACCGTTAGCTTCCACAAAATCCACTACAAACTACACCAGAAGAGTGGCTTTGTCTGCAAAGAGAGTACGAGTCCCAGGGAAATACTGGTGGATCTCAA TGGGATTATGAGACCTGGCTTGAATGCTATTCTTGGACCAACTGGAAGTGGAAAATCTTC ATTCTTGGATGTATTGGCAGCAAGAAAGGATCCTGTGGGTCTCTCTgggaaggtgctcattgatgggGCACCACAGCCTCCAAACTTCAAGTGCCTCTCTGGCTATGTTGTCCAG GATGATGTGGTGATGGGTACCCTGACGGTAAGGGAGAATCTCCGTTTTTCTGCCGCACTGAGGCTCCCCAGCTCAGTGCTGCAGAGTGAGAAGGATGCTCGAGTCAACCACCTCATTGAAGAACTCGGTCTCACCAAAGTGGCTGATTCCAAG GTGGGCACACAGATGACACGGGGAATCTCAGgcggagagagaaagagaaccaACATTGGCATGGAGCTGATTTTTGATCCTGCAGTACTATTTCTGGATGAACCGACCACAGGGCTGGATGCAAGCACAGCTAACtctgtcctgctgctgctgaaaaG AATGGCCAGTCACGGAAGAACCATTATCATGTCCATTCACCAGCCCCGCTACTCCATCTACAGACTTTTTGACACTCTGACTCTTTTGGTCAGTGGTAGAATGGTGTACCATGGACCAGCACCAAATGCTTTGGACTATTTTGCCAACATTG GCTACCCATGTGAGCCCCACAACAACCCAGCTGATTTCTTTCTGGATGTTATAAATGGAGGTTTTACTGCAACAACCATGACCAAGATGCAGATCTTTGAAG ACTTCGACGGGCTCAGTACTAAGAAGAATGTTGAGGAACACCTTGTGGAGGAGTACAGGAACAGCAGCTACTCGAGCAACACACAAGCTGAATTAAAACGCATCATTCACAATAAGGACTGTGTATCACCAACTACATCTCGCACCATCACCTACAACAGTTCCTTCTCACACCAGCTGCGATGGGTTCTTCAGAGAACCTTTCAGAACCTCATGTTGACGCCCCAAACATCTGTGGCTCAG GTAGGAGTCAACATTTTCCTCGCTCTCATCGTAGGAGCCATTTTCTTTGGGGTCAAAGACGACCAGAGTGGCATCCAGAACCG GATGGGAGCCCTCTTTTTCATCACCACCAACCAGTGTTTCAGTACTGTGTCTGCAGCTGAGCTCTTCATCGCTGAGAGGAAGCTGTTTGT GCATGAGTACATCAGCGGCTACTACAGGGTATCAGTCTACTTCCTCTCTAAAATCCTATCTGACATCACTATGCGCACCGTCACCTCTGTTATCTTCAGTTTCATTGTATATTTTTTGATCG GGCTGAAGTCCACAGTCGCAGGCTTTCTTATCTTCACACTGACCGTGACTCTTGTGGCCTACACAGCCACGGCCCTGACCATGGCCATCTCAGCCGACCAGAGCGTCGTCGGTCTCGCCAACATCTTCATGACCATCACCTTTGTATTCATGATG attttttcaggtCTCCTGGTGAACCTCCCCAGCATCATGGACTGGCTGGCTTGGCTGAAGTACCTCAGTATTCCTCGCTATGGTCTCGCA GCTTTGAAGATCAATGAGTTTGTAGGTTTGAAGTTCTGCGAGGCGAGTGTAATCCAGCATCCTACTGCATCAGCGGTAATGACCAACTGCACTGTGAGCACAGCTGGACAGAT ATGTACAGGCGAGCAGTATCTGGAATACTTGGGAATAAACTACAGCTCCTGGGGATTGTGGGAGAATCACATGGCTTTGACGGTTATGATGATCATATTCCTCGTCATTGCCTATCTGAAGCTCCGCTACATCAAGAAGTTTACATAA